GTGACCTGATCCAGACCCCTCAGGAGCGGGGCCCATTCTTCGGAGTGGGCCCCGCTTCGCTCTTCGCGGTCGGCTGAGCCCGGGTGCCGACAGGTGGGCCGCCAGACAGCCTCAGCCGTCCACGGAAGCCAACCGCGTGCGCGGCAGCGCGGCGGAGCGGAGCGATGACGCGCTCGCGCCATCGAACACAGTGAGCCCCGCTTCGCCTGTGCGGACGAGGCCGATGCCGCGGGCGTAGACGTCGCGGCGGGTGAACCCGCTGTCGACCACCTCCAGGGTGACCGTGTCGTCGTACTCCCCCAGCGGTACGTCGACCGCGTCGCCGACCGCGACGACGGACGCGACCTCGTCCTCCCCACCGGCCCGGCCGCTCACGAAGCCGTCGCCCCGGCGCGGCTCGGCCGGCATGGCCAGCCCGGCCTCGGCGCCGTCCACGCCGGCCTCCCACGCGCCGGTGTCGGCCTCGCGGCCGAACCACCACACGTTGCCCTCGGTGTCCTGCGCGTAGTGGTCGCGGACCACGGCGCCGTCGGACGAGGTCCGCACCAGGACCGTCGTCGACACGCCGGCGATCTCGCCGCCGGGCTCCACCTCGAGCACCAACTCCTCGGTCGTGGCCCGCGCGACGTCGTACTCCCAGCGGGCGCCGGGCAGGAGCGGGAACCACGGGTTGTCGATCGCGTCGACGAAGTCGGAGGGGCGCGGGTCGGGCGTCGGGACGACGAGTCCGTCGACCCCCGTCGGGGCGCTCGGCGCCGAGGCGGAGCCGCACCCGCTGAGGGCCGCGAGCGCCACGAGCGCGGCGGCAGCGAGCCGAATCTTCGACCTGGCCGGGGTCCGCATGCGGGCCATCGTCTCGCACCCGTGCCCGGGTGCCCGCGGCGGGCCGGGCGCTGCTAGCGTCGCCAGAGTCCACCGCGTTCTTCTCCATAGGAGTGTCCCTGTGAGCACCACCCCGCTCAAGGTGGCCGTGACCGGCGCAGCCGGCCAGATCGGCTACAGCCTGCTCTTCCGCATCGCCAGCGGCGCCATCGCCGGCGACCGGCCCGTCGAGCTCCGCCTGCTCGAGATCGAGCCCGCGCTCAAGGCCCTCGAGGGCGTCGTCATGGAGCTCGACGACTGCGCGTTCCCGAACCTCGCCGGCGTCGAGATCGGCTCGGACCCGGAGAAGATCTTCGACGGCGTCAACCTCGCGCTGCTCGTCGGCGCCCGCCCGCGCGGCCCGGGCATGGAGCGCGGCGACCTGCTCTCCGCCAACGGTGCGATCTTCACCGCCCAGGGCAAGGCGCTCAACGCCGTCGCCGCCGACGACGTCCGCATCGGCGTCACCGGCAACCCGGCCAACACCAACGCGCTGATCGCCGCGAGCAACGCCCCCGACATCCCCAAGGAGCGCTTCTCGGCGCTCACCCGCCTCGACCACAACCGGGCGATCTCGCAGCTGGCCGCCAAGACCGGCTCGGCCGTCACCGACATCAAGAAGATCACGATCTGGGGCAACCACTCGGCCACCCAGTACCCCGACATCTTCCACGCCGAGATCGCCGGCAAGAACGCCGCCGAGGTCGTGAACGACCAGGCCTGGATCGCCGACACCTTCATCCCGACCGTCGCCAAGCGCGGCGCCGCGATCATCGACGCCCGGGGCGCCTCCTCGGCCGCCTCGGCCGCGTCCGCGACCTGCGACGCCGCCCGCGACTGGCTGAACGGCACCCCCGCGGGCGACTGGGTCTCCATGGCGGTCGTCTCCGACGGCTCCTACGGCGTGCCCGAGGGCCTCGTGTCGTCCTTCCCGGTCACCACCTCCGGCGGCAACTGGGAGATCGTCCAGGGCCTCGAGATCGACGACTTCTCGCGCGGCAAGATCGACGCGTCCGTCGCCGAGCTGGCCGACGAGAAGGCCGCGGTCACCGAGCTCGGCCTGATCTGAGCCACCCGCACCAACGACGAAGCCCCGGCCGCGTTGCGGCCGGGGCTTCGTCGTGTCGGCAAGGTCAGACGGGCTGGTCCGGGATGCTCGCGGCGAGCACGAAGAGGGTGACCGCGATGACCACCAGGATGGCCACGTCGAGCGCCCGGTGGCGTACGGCGAGCATGCCGGCGTCGCGGTCGCGGAGCACCAGCCGCAGCACCGCCGCGAAGGCCAGCGCGCCGGCGATCATCCGGACGCCGGTGCGCCAGTCCGAGGCGGCCGCGACGACGACGCCGCCGATCGTCAGCAGCAGCACGACGATGTAGAAGCCCCCGCCGATGGTCGACGGGTACCGGCGTGGCCCCTCTTCCTCGGCGACCTGCGGCTCCTCGTTCAGCGCACTGCCCTTCCCGTTCAGGCCCGGGCCTGCTTCTCGGCCATGGAGACGACGTTGGCGAGCAGCATGGCGCGGGTCATCGGCCCGACGCCACCCGGGTTGGGCGAGACCCACCCAGCGGTCTCCCACACGTCGGCGGCCACGTCGCCGGCGATCTTGCCGTCGACCCGGCTCACGCCCACGTCGAGGACCGCCGCACCCGGCTTCACCATGTCGCCGGTGATGATGTCCGGGACGCCGGCCGCCGCGACGACGATGTCGGCCTTGCGCACGTGCGCGGCGAGGTCGACCGTGCCGGTGTGGCACAGCGTGACGGTGGCGTTCTCGCTGCGGCGGGTCAGCAGGAGGCCGAGCGGACGGCCCACCGTGATGCCGCGACCGACCACGACCACCTCGGCGCCCGCGATCGGGACGTCGTGGCGGCGCAGCAGCTCGACGATGCCGTACGGCGTGCACGGCAGCGGCGCCTCGTTGCCGAGGACCAGCCAGCCCAGGTTGGTGGGGTGCAGGCCGTCGGCGTCCTTGGCCGGGTCGATCAGGCCCAGGACGCGGTTCTCGTCGCGGCCGCGCGGCAGCGGCAGCTGGACGATGTAGCCGGTGCAGGCGGGGTCGGCGTTGAGGCCGGCGACGGCCTCCTCGATCTCCTCCTGCGTGGCGACCTCGGGCAGGTCGACCCGGATCGAGGCGATGCCCACCTCGGCACAGTCCTTGTGCTTGCCGTTGACGTACCACCGCGAGCCGGGGTCGTCGCCGACCAGCACGGTGCCCAGGCCGGGGGTGATCCCCTGCTCGCGCAGCTTGTCGATGCGGACCCGGAGCTCGTCCTTGATGGTCGCCGCGGTGGCGTTGCCGTCGAGCTTCTGTGCAGTCACGTGATCCATCCTCTCAGTTCTGGTTCGTGGGGGCGGCAGCGTGGCGCCCGCGGCGACGCCGCGTCGGCGTGGGCCCGCGGGCCGAGCGCAGCGAGCGCGCGTGCCGCCCGCGTCGACCGGCGACACGCTCGCGCAATCCACTCAGTGGAAGAAGTGGCGCGTGTTGGTGAAGTACATCGTCACGCCGGCCGCCTTGCACGCTGCGATGGTCTCCTCGTCGCGGACCGAGCCGCCCGGCTGGACGATCGCCTTCACGCCGGCATCGATGAGGATCTGCGGGCCGTCGGCGAACGGGAAGAAGGCGTCGGACGCCGCGACCGAGCCGCGGGCCCGCTCCTGCCCCTCGAGGAGGGTGTTGGCCCGCTCGACGGCGAGCTTGCAGGAGTCGACCCGGTTGACCTGGCCCATGCCGATGCCGACGGCGCCGCCGTCCTTGGCCAGCAGGATGGCGTTCGACTTGGCCGCACGCACCGCGTGCCACGCGAAGGCGAGGTCGGCGAGGGTCTGCTCGTCGGCGGCCTCGCCGGTCGCCAGCGTCCAGCTCGCCGGGTCGTCGCCCTCGGCCTGGAAGCGGTCGACGTGCTGCATCAGCAGGCCGCCGCTGATCGGGCGGGTCTCGACGCCGCCGGCCGCCAGCGGCTCCGCGACGAGGATCCGGATGTTCTTCTTGCCCTGGAGCACCTCGACCGCGCCCTCGTCGTACCCGGGGGCGACGATGACCTCGGTGAAGATCTCCGCGACCTGCTCGGCCATCTGCTTCGAGACCGGGACGTTCGTGGCGATGACGCCACCGAACGCGGAGACCGGGTCGCACTCGTGGGCCCGGCGGTGGGCCTCGGCCACGTCGGCGCCGACCGCGATGCCGCACGGGTTGGCGTGCTTGATGATCGCCACCGTCGGCTGGTCGCCGTGGTCGTACGCCGCCCGGCGGGCCGCGTCGGTGTCGACGTAGTTGTTGTAGGACATCTCCTTGCCGTGCAGCTGCTCGGCGGCCGCGAGACCGCCCGGGCCGTAGCCCGAGCGGTAGAGCGCGGCGGGCTGGTGCGGGTTCTCGCCGTAGCGGAGCACCGCCGACTTGTCCCAGGTCGCGCCGACCCACGCGGGGAAGCCGGTGCCCTCGGAGGAGTCGGTGAGGACGTTGCCCATCCAGGAGGCGACCTGGACGTCGTAGGTCGCGGTGTGGACGAACGCCTTGGCGGCGAGGGCCTTGCGCTCGTCGTACGTGAAGCCCTCACCCTGGGCGGCCTCGAGGGCCCTGGCGTAGTCGGCGCCGTCGGTCACGATCGCGACGGAGGGGTGGTTCTTGGCGGCGGCGCGCACCATCGAGGGACCACCGATGTCGATCTTCTCGATGCAGTCGTCCACGCCCGCGCCGGAGGCGACGGTCGCGGCGAACGGGTAGAGGTTGACCACGACGAGGTCGAAGGGCGCGACGTCGAGCTGCTCGAGCTGCGCGACGTGGTCGGGCAGGCGGCGGTCGGCGAGGATGCCGGCGTGGACGCGCGGGTGCAGCGTCTTCACGCGGCCGTCGAGGCACTCGGGGAAGCCGGTGAGGTCCTCGACCTTGGTGACGGGCAGGCCCAGCGACTCGATGAGGGCGGCCGAGCCCCCGGTCGACACGAGCTCGACGCCGGCGGCGGCGAGGCCCTTGACCAGGTCGTCGAGGCCGGTCTTGTCGAAGACGGAGACCAGCGCGCGCTTGATCTTGACTGCGCCGATTTCGGGGGTGTCAGGGGTGGCGGACATCGAGGGGCTCCTCATCGGTCGGTGGTCTCGATGAGGGCACCCAGGCGATCGATGCCGACTCGTCACTCCCTGGTGGTGGCCCACCTGCGCCAGTCGTGTGACGCAGATTCTACGGCGGCTCAGCCTCCGAGGCGAACCCGCCGGCCGTCGACCGTGAAGCCCTCCCGGGCCATCCGCCCGACCGACTCGACCAGCATCGCCCGCTCCGCGACCTTGATCCGCTCGTGCAGGGTCTCGACCGTGTCGTCGTCCTCCACCGGGACCGCGCTCTGGGCGACGATCGCGCCCGTGTCGACCCCGGCGTCGACCACGAACAGCGTCGCGCCGGTGACCTTGACGCCGTACTCGAGGGCGTCCCGGGGGCCGTGCATGCCCGGGAACGAGGGCGAGAGCGCCGGGTGGGTGTTGACCGTCATGCCCCCGAAGCGGGCCAGGAACTTCTCCCCCACCAGCTTCATGAACCCCGCGAGCACGACCAGGTCGGGCTCGAAGGCGGCGACCTTGTCGGTCAGCGCGCGGTCCCAGTACGGGCGGCTGGTGTGGTCGGAGAGCCGGGCGACGAAGGTGGGGACGCCGGCCCGCTCGGCCCTGGCGAGGCCCTCGATGCCGTCGCGGTCGGCGCCGACGGCGACCACCCGGGCGCCGTAGGCGGGATCCGCGCTGGCGTCCAGGATGGCCTGGAGGTTGGTGCCCGATCCGGACACGAGGACGACGATGCGGGCGGTCACGGCCCGGAGTCTAGGCCGTGGCGGGCCCGCTCAGCGGCGCGGGAGCCGGTCCCGGACGGCGCTCAGGCGGGTGCGGACCCAGCCGTCACCGTCGCGCTGCCACCAGCAGACCAGCAGGGCCCCGACCACGCCGCCGATCCCGAACGACGTGATCGCGTGCAGGAGCACCTCGAACGTGTACGGACCCACGTGGGCCATCCGGCCGGGGCCCACGGCGCCACCCGCGAGCACGGTGAGCGCGGCCAGGCCGACGCCGGCGAGGATGCCTCCCGCGCAGCCGCGCAGGGCCGCCTGGTCCCAGCCGAGGACCGGCCGGTCGCGCTGGACCCGCCCGGCGACGTACGCCGCCAGCAGGACGGGCGTCACCATCAGCCACTCGGTCCACCACGGCTGGACGCCTTGGTCGGGCAGCGCTGCCAGCAGGGGGAACATCGGGAGCGGGCCGAGCACGACCACGCTCGTGGAGACGGTGGTGCCGGTGCCGACGGTGAAGCCGGGACCGAGCAGGTAGGAGCTCGAGAACAGCACCGCGTTGGGCAGCACCCCGAGCGTGATCAGCAGCATCAGGGTCACCGCGCCCGCGTCGGCGTGCAGCTGGGACACGACGTTGGCGGCGGTGGAGAAGTCGAGCACGAACGCGACGGCGAGCGCCACCAGGCTGATCGCGAACCAGAGCCCGAGGATCCGGCGCGCCACGAGCGCGGCGTCGCGCACGGCCGGCGGGACGACCGGCAGCCAGATCGCGGCGCGACCCGAGCCGAAGGCGATCGCGGCGCCACCGACGCCACCGCCGATGAGGAGCGACCACAGGACCACGGGAGCCGGGGCCGGGGAGGACGCCGGGGTCGCGGCGACCGCGCAGGCGACGACGCCGACGACGGCGTAGCCGACCGCGAACAGGGCCGAGGCGAGCGGGACCGTCCAGTCGCGGGCCCCGTCGGAGATCCGGTCGGCGTCGGGGCCGTGCCCGGAGATCGACTCGCCGACGCGGTGACCGACCCGCCAGGTGGCCCACGCACAGGCCAGGGTGAGGCCGAGCGGGATCGCGGTGATCCGGATGCCCTCCACGGCGACCGTCGAGCCGTGCGCGACCAGCCAGCCGTGCGCCCCGACACGCAGGGCGCCGCTCGGGCTGCCGTCGGCGCCCGCGTCGGTCAGGAACCAGCCGACCACCGCCAGGGCCATGCACACGAGCAGCGGGCCGCCGGCCGCGATCGCGCCGCCGAGGGTCGCGGCCGGCACCAGCGGCCGGCTCGTCGCCAGCTCGTGGCGCAGCTCGGCGTCGCTGCGGGCCGTGCCCTTGGCACGTCCGGCGGTACGGCGCAGCGGCGGATCCTGGAGCGACGTCATGGTCCCTCCATCTTCACGCCGTCGCCCGGCAGGGCCGGGCCGCCACGCCGACGGTGCCGGGGTTGAGGGCTGAGAATCCGCTGAGGTGACGGGAGAAACGGCCGGTCTGGTTGGGGTCCGGTCGCCCGGACGTCGTACGGTGGTCCGGCCATGACCGAGCCGCGCGACCGCACGTCCACCCCGGAGCACGGGTACGTCAGCCACGCGGACCTCACCACGGGCTTCGACGCGTTCTACAAGGACGCCCGCGACCGGCTGCTGCTGCAGACGTTCGCGCTCACCGGCGACCTCGCCGTCGCGCGCAGCGCCGTCCGGGAGGCCTTCGTCGTCGCCTGGCACCACTGGCGCAAGACCTCGCGCCTCGACGACCCCGAGATGTCGGTGCGGCCGAACGCCTGGCGCAAGGCGCTGCGCCGCAGCAGCCACCGTCCGTGGCACCGCAAGAAGGACCTCGAGCCCGAGGTGCGCGCGGTGCTCGACGGCCTGGCCACGCTCACCCTCCCGCAGCGCAAGGCGCTGCTGCTGACCCAGCTCGCCGCGGTCTCGATGGAGGAGATGGCGCAGGAGGTCGGCCTGCCGCTCGAGGCCGCCGAGCGCGAGCTCCAGCTCGGCGCCGCCCAGCTCGCGATGCAGCTGGAGATCCCCACGTCGGCGATCCCGCTCTCGCTCAGCTCGCTCTCCACCGTCACCCGCACCGTCACCTGGCCGCGCGTGACCATCATCCGGCGGGCCGGTAGCGCCCGTCGGCGCGCCCACACCGTCGTCGGCGCCACCGCCGCCGTGGTCGCGCTCGTCGCCGGCGGCGCCGTCGCCACCGACGCGACCGGCGCCCGCCCCTCGCTCGACCGGGCTCCCCTGCCGTCCTCCTCCGCCCCGCCGACCGCCGGTGGCCCGGCCGTCAACACGCTGCCCGACACCGCCCTGCTGCCCCTCATCGGCGTGCAGGAGGTCCTCGGTGGCAAGGGTTGGCGCGAGGGTGCGACGTCGGACAACTCGACGGGCAACGGCCGGGT
Above is a genomic segment from Nocardioides aromaticivorans containing:
- a CDS encoding cell division protein PerM, which translates into the protein MTSLQDPPLRRTAGRAKGTARSDAELRHELATSRPLVPAATLGGAIAAGGPLLVCMALAVVGWFLTDAGADGSPSGALRVGAHGWLVAHGSTVAVEGIRITAIPLGLTLACAWATWRVGHRVGESISGHGPDADRISDGARDWTVPLASALFAVGYAVVGVVACAVAATPASSPAPAPVVLWSLLIGGGVGGAAIAFGSGRAAIWLPVVPPAVRDAALVARRILGLWFAISLVALAVAFVLDFSTAANVVSQLHADAGAVTLMLLITLGVLPNAVLFSSSYLLGPGFTVGTGTTVSTSVVVLGPLPMFPLLAALPDQGVQPWWTEWLMVTPVLLAAYVAGRVQRDRPVLGWDQAALRGCAGGILAGVGLAALTVLAGGAVGPGRMAHVGPYTFEVLLHAITSFGIGGVVGALLVCWWQRDGDGWVRTRLSAVRDRLPRR
- the purH gene encoding bifunctional phosphoribosylaminoimidazolecarboxamide formyltransferase/IMP cyclohydrolase translates to MSATPDTPEIGAVKIKRALVSVFDKTGLDDLVKGLAAAGVELVSTGGSAALIESLGLPVTKVEDLTGFPECLDGRVKTLHPRVHAGILADRRLPDHVAQLEQLDVAPFDLVVVNLYPFAATVASGAGVDDCIEKIDIGGPSMVRAAAKNHPSVAIVTDGADYARALEAAQGEGFTYDERKALAAKAFVHTATYDVQVASWMGNVLTDSSEGTGFPAWVGATWDKSAVLRYGENPHQPAALYRSGYGPGGLAAAEQLHGKEMSYNNYVDTDAARRAAYDHGDQPTVAIIKHANPCGIAVGADVAEAHRRAHECDPVSAFGGVIATNVPVSKQMAEQVAEIFTEVIVAPGYDEGAVEVLQGKKNIRILVAEPLAAGGVETRPISGGLLMQHVDRFQAEGDDPASWTLATGEAADEQTLADLAFAWHAVRAAKSNAILLAKDGGAVGIGMGQVNRVDSCKLAVERANTLLEGQERARGSVAASDAFFPFADGPQILIDAGVKAIVQPGGSVRDEETIAACKAAGVTMYFTNTRHFFH
- a CDS encoding malate dehydrogenase is translated as MSTTPLKVAVTGAAGQIGYSLLFRIASGAIAGDRPVELRLLEIEPALKALEGVVMELDDCAFPNLAGVEIGSDPEKIFDGVNLALLVGARPRGPGMERGDLLSANGAIFTAQGKALNAVAADDVRIGVTGNPANTNALIAASNAPDIPKERFSALTRLDHNRAISQLAAKTGSAVTDIKKITIWGNHSATQYPDIFHAEIAGKNAAEVVNDQAWIADTFIPTVAKRGAAIIDARGASSAASAASATCDAARDWLNGTPAGDWVSMAVVSDGSYGVPEGLVSSFPVTTSGGNWEIVQGLEIDDFSRGKIDASVAELADEKAAVTELGLI
- a CDS encoding bifunctional methylenetetrahydrofolate dehydrogenase/methenyltetrahydrofolate cyclohydrolase, which codes for MTAQKLDGNATAATIKDELRVRIDKLREQGITPGLGTVLVGDDPGSRWYVNGKHKDCAEVGIASIRVDLPEVATQEEIEEAVAGLNADPACTGYIVQLPLPRGRDENRVLGLIDPAKDADGLHPTNLGWLVLGNEAPLPCTPYGIVELLRRHDVPIAGAEVVVVGRGITVGRPLGLLLTRRSENATVTLCHTGTVDLAAHVRKADIVVAAAGVPDIITGDMVKPGAAVLDVGVSRVDGKIAGDVAADVWETAGWVSPNPGGVGPMTRAMLLANVVSMAEKQARA
- the purN gene encoding phosphoribosylglycinamide formyltransferase; the encoded protein is MTARIVVLVSGSGTNLQAILDASADPAYGARVVAVGADRDGIEGLARAERAGVPTFVARLSDHTSRPYWDRALTDKVAAFEPDLVVLAGFMKLVGEKFLARFGGMTVNTHPALSPSFPGMHGPRDALEYGVKVTGATLFVVDAGVDTGAIVAQSAVPVEDDDTVETLHERIKVAERAMLVESVGRMAREGFTVDGRRVRLGG
- a CDS encoding DUF3017 domain-containing protein, which gives rise to MLLLTIGGVVVAAASDWRTGVRMIAGALAFAAVLRLVLRDRDAGMLAVRHRALDVAILVVIAVTLFVLAASIPDQPV